In a genomic window of Zingiber officinale cultivar Zhangliang chromosome 9B, Zo_v1.1, whole genome shotgun sequence:
- the LOC122025053 gene encoding ribonuclease 3-like protein 2 — MENDGAAAEAAEAAVAGEEHCGPLSSVAEIEGLLGYTFRDPSLLTEALTHGSHPDRPSYQRLEFVGDAVLGLAFTKFLYFSDPSLGSGKLTVLRSANLSTEKLARVAVRHQLYRYLRRHSTALDQLVVEFTDSVMAEREEEIGELSYGGSNNKARKVLADMVESIAAAVYIDCNFDLELVWKIFRVIMEPIITMENMNEHPVTILYEFYQKQKQGKRPEFEYSTDGLLHTANAVVDGVVIGTGVSPQKRIAKLNAARDALQKMSEMEADLSSI; from the exons ATGGAGAACGATGGGGCAGCGGCGGAGGCGGCGGAGGCGGCGGTGGCAGGGGAAGAGCACTGCGGGCCGCTCTCCTCCGTCGCGGAGATCGAGGGCCTCCTCGGCTACACTTTCCGCGACCCGTCGCTCCTAACGGAGGCGCTCACACACGGCTCCCACCCCGACCGCCCCTCCTACCAGCGCCTCGAGTTCGTCGGCGACGCCGTCCTCGGCCTCGCCTTCACCAAGTTCCTCTACTTCTCCGACCCCTCGCTCGGCTCCGGAAAGCTCACCGTCCTCCGGAGCGCTAACCTCTCGACCGAGAAGCTCGCCCGAGTCGCCGTGCGCCACCAACTCTACCGCTATCTCCGCCGCCACTCCACCGCCCTCGATCAATTG GTCGTGGAGTTCACAGATTCCGTAATGGCGGAGCGGGAGGAAGAGATCGGAGAGCTCTCCTACGGCGGCAGCAACAACAAAGCCCGGAAAGTACTGGCCGACATGGTCGAGTCCATCGCCGCTGCCGTCTACATCGACTGCAATTTCGACCTCGAACTCGTTTGGAAG ATCTTTCGGGTGATTATGGAGCCGATCATAACGATGGAGAACATGAACGAGCACCCAGTGACGATCCTGTACGAGTTCTACCAAAAGCAGAAACAGGGGAAGCGGCCGGAGTTCGAGTACTCCACCGACGGATTGTTGCACACGGCGAATGCGGTGGTCGACGGGGTTGTTATCGGTACCGGCGTCTCGCCGCAGAAGAGGATAGCGAAGCTGAATGCGGCGAGGGATGCGCTTCAGAAGATGTCGGAGATGGAGGCGGATTTGAGCTCCATCTAG
- the LOC122025052 gene encoding uncharacterized protein At2g34460, chloroplastic-like, whose protein sequence is MATTMTLLRSLPFGSSLPLKSLSDLRSIPRNLSPSMAASMEATSEQIEEKTTRKKVFVAGSTGRTGRRIVEQLLSRGYGVRAGALDLDKARGSLPKDSNVEFVRADVTGGSEQLAEAIGDADAVICATGFRYSWDIFAPWKVDNFGTVNLVEACRKIGVNRFILVSSILVNGAAMGQVLNPAYIVLNVFGLTLIAKLQAEQYIRRSGINYTIIRPGGLRDEPSSGNIVMEPEDTLYEGSISREQVAEVAVEALFCPDAFFKVVEIVARAESPKRSLKDQFSAIRQK, encoded by the exons ATGGCGACGACGATGACGCTGCTTCGAAGCCTTCCGTTTGGATCCTCTCTCCCGCTCAAATCCCTCTCAGATCTTCGCTCGATCCCCAGGAATCTCTCCCCTTCCATGGCTGCCAGC ATGGAGGCGACGTCCGAGCAAATCGAAGAGAAGACGACGAGGAAGAAGGTCTTTGTCGCCGGATCGACAGGCAGGACCGGGAGGAGGATAGTGGAGCAGCTGCTCTCGCGTGGGTACGGCGTGCGCGCCGGCGCGCTGGACTTGGATAAAGCGAGGGGCAGCCTTCCTAAGGATTCCAATGTGGAGTTT GTCAGGGCCGATGTGACCGGAGGCTCAGAGCAGCTAGCCGAAGCAATTGGTGATGCCGATGCAGTGATTTGTGCAACAGGGTTTCGTTATTCTTGGGATATCTTTGCTCCCTGGAAG GTTGACAACTTTGGCACGGTCAATCTAGTGGAAGCTTGTCGGAAAATAGGGGTTAATAGATTCATCCTTGTCAGTTCCATTTTAGTCAATGGAGCTGCGATGGGCCAAGTCCTTAATCCAGCTTATATTGTACTAAATGTATTTGGACTGACTTTGATAGCGAAACTCCAAGCAGAACAATACATCCGACGATCTGGAATAAACTACACGATCATAAGGCCAGGAGGGTTGAGGGACGAACCTTCATCTGGTAACATCGTTATGGAACCAGAG GATACGCTTTATGAAGGTTCGATCTCCAGAGAGCAGGTTGCTGAAGTTGCTGTAGAAGCACTGTTCTGTCCTGACGCCTTCTTCAAAGTGGTGGAGATCGTCGCCCGAGCTGAATCCCCAAAGCGATCTTTAAAAGATCAGTTCAGTGCAATTAGACAGAAATGA